In Chaetodon auriga isolate fChaAug3 chromosome 9, fChaAug3.hap1, whole genome shotgun sequence, the genomic window GAACATGGAGCTCATTATCCTTCTCctccaaacacaaaaagactGCAGAGGCCGAACGCTCAATCAGTTTAACACACAATAAGATCAGCAAACTGGAAAGTTCGGCCGCCTCCCTCCAACATCTCCAACTTTGACATTACTACAATCCTTCAGTGGAGCGGTTGACAGCCGGCACTATCCGCTGTCCAGCGCAGTGACCACATTCACTTATGTTTGCATTAGTTGTGTCAATTTATCTTTTCGATCTTTTATCTCATTGAAGTCAGATTTTTCCACTGCAGGGTAGttagaaaatgcagaaaatttTTAGATAAATTCTTCTTGCAGTTATTCACTATTTACTGTCTTCTACACCAGGAGTAATAACAGGCACCTGTCTTAAACCCTCGAATGACTCCAAGGGTCAGTGTGAGATTGAAGGATGGTGTCCAGCTGAGAATGACAGTGTCAAGATGTaagattaacacacacacacacacacacacacacacacacacacacacacacacacacagatacgcaTGTGCACCAGATGACATTTCCCTTATTTGAAGCCTCAGTTGTCgtcctcactcctcctcctctgtcaacATCCTCCTCAGCTCACCAATGCTGGATGTGAACAACTTCACCATCTTCATCAAAAACAGCATTCGTTTTCCACTCTTCAATGTCACCAGGTaggtcacacacagacatacacacacacacacacacattttctaatTTCATTCATGGCAAGTTAGctaaccttttttttccaacatgaAATTGCTCTCTCTCAGAGGGAACTTTCCCTCCACAATGACATCTGACGACATCAAGAGATGTACCTACCATCCGGAGAAGAGCCCCTTCTGCCCCATCTTTCGTGTGGGGGACGTTCTGAACTACACTGGGCAGAACGTGGCTGGCCTGGCAGACAaggtctgtcctctgtctcctccttcttcctgctTCTCCTCAAACTTTCCTTCATCCTCAAGGCTAAAATGCCGTAGCTGCACAGGAAGCTACGCACAAAGTGGCCGTTTTGTTGACTTGcatgggaagaggaggaggggctgTACTGTCATGAGGGATAAACCCAATTTGAATAAGTTGAATAAGGTTCGGAACTCTGACCGACAAGCCGGAGGGCCAAACACGGGAAACTATTGTAGCTTATTAGCTGGTTTGCACCATTTATTTATTACACATCCACGTTTCAGTATAAGATGTTCCACAAAAGGTGAATGCTTTTCAGAGGTAAGGTAACTGACCTTTAGCTAGCCTGTTAGCTTGAAGGGagctttgttttccctcttcaaTAACTTTATCGAACAAAATGGTTTACGCTGGTCCACAAAAAGATGAGTAAACAGAACAGTCGAGAGAAAATAGATTGTGACTGACTAGCTGGTGCATCACTGAGCCTCGATCTGCTTCTTCTTATTTTCCCTGTGCCACTTTCTGACTTGAGCTAGTTCTGGTTATTACAAGCCAAAAGCTGAGCACACAAAAAGCAGGCTAAATTTACCTCTTATATGCTAACCACATAGTCACAGGTGTCCTTTTTTTTCAGGGTGGAGAAATAGGAATAAACATTCAGTGGAAGTGTAACCTGGACATGAACATTGAGAATTGCGTACCCAAGTACTCTTTCACTCGACTTGATGCCCCATTTGCCAAGAACGCCGTCTCCAAAGGATACAACTTCAGGTAGTGAGGCTGATTTTTCCCCTCGATGTCGACTCAGTCTTTTCGTGCCTTCTCAAACATTGGTCACTCTTTTTCTTATCTTTGGATCCAGGTTTGCAAAATATTACAAGACAGAGAATGGAACTGATTTCCGGACACTTCACAAAGCGTATGCAATCCGCTTTGATGTTATGGTCACTGGCAACGTGAGTTGAGTGAAATTGTAGCGAACTGAGAattgatgtgtgcatgtgaccatttgtgtgcatttttaaacttcattttttGGAGATtgcaacactgaaaacatgtttaaatatgtCCTTTAAGGTTATGTAGTGCCATGAATTGTTTCACACTGGATGGTGTGGACAGTGTTACTGTCGTTTGCTGAAAGAATTAAtcactttaaaggaatagtttgatattttggcaAATCCGCCTTTTTGGTTTCTTGCAGAGATTTAGATGAGAACATCGATTCGATTCTCAGATCCGTAATATGTAACTTGAGCcagtagccagttagcttagcttagcacaagcACTGAAACAGGTTGAAACAGCGAGCCTGGCCTACATGTAACCCCTGGTAAAACCATCTTGTAATtaattcatgtattttattttatttatttatttattttaaatgtaacGTTAAATATTGAGCTTTAGGGGGTGCTGATGGATTTTGTTAATTTAGaagacaggctagctgtttctccccTTCCAGTCTTCAggctgagctaagctaaccgtttGCTAGCCgtttgtacatttttcaacAAACAAGCTCTGCAGAACACtcttttaaaaagtgaaatataaGTATTATTTAATATTGTAGAGAGAGCACTTCTGTCTGGAGCTGTTACCTCAGCTGACTCCgtctctttctgcctgtttcttCCAGGCAGGAAAGTTTGACACAATCCCAACACTGATCAACTTGGTCGCTGCCTTTACCTCCGTTGGACTGGTAGGAGTTTCTGATCCGGCTTAAGATAGAAAGTGTATTTGTCTTCTTCCTGTCAGCTTTCataacacctttttttttcatctgtttcttcAGGGTACGGTTCTCTGTGATGTTATCTTACTGAATTTCTTGAAAGGGGCAGATCAGTACAAAGCCAAGAAGTTTGAAGAGGTAAAGTgggttttttctgtttgtttcttgctTTTTAAATACACCTGTATGCGTGCATGTGGCTTTGAGCAGAGCTGTGAGCGTTTCTGTAAGACCTtcatcccattttttttttttttttgttcatccAGGTGTCAGAGGCTCAGATCGCAGCATCCCTTGCTCAGAGCCCAGAcagccagctgtcactcaaaccaGGTATCAAGAGCTCGTACGACTCTGGATCCATTTCCCTCGATACGTGTGACCAACCAATCTGACTGATCTGACAATCTGAAGAACTGGgcattcctctttctctccctctctctctcccttatTGCCTCGCAAGAGATTAATTATGTCTTTTCTGGTTGTCAGGGTCCTGCAGTCAGTTTTAGTTTTCCAGGTCTATGAAACTGTGTAAAGGAGGACAACGTTGCTGCCAGAGGAAAAGAACTGAGGCCTTGTAGCTCCGAACAATTACTGGCAGACTGGAGCCTCCTGGTTAGTTCCCCTAAAAAAGGTTCAACTCTTCACCATTTACATACAGTTAAGTTCAAACTACAGTCATTAAACTCAGAGGGAAGCATCCTGTagtaaaaatgttattttattgtaaGCAGTTTCATTTTACAAGACATTTTACGGCGTCTTAACTCCAATAAACTGCAACCTCCTGTTTGTCAGCCAAAATATTAAAGCTGAATAAATCCCCCTCTCGTTTTCACTTAGCTTCGCTCAAACGAGCCAGAATTTGGAATGTTcaacacccccccaccccccccaccccccacaaaaaaaacaaaaaaaaacagtgctgaGAATAAACTTATTTGCGTAACATTTTGgagtctttctctttcttcctgtgttcATGCACTTGCCAACTgccctttgtctttgtcctgcaCAAATAAAAGCCCTGAAGAGTCCCTTAATGGTGACATGGTTgataatggtgtgtgtgtgttgtgggagGGGACAGCAGTgaggtaaatgtgtgtgtggtttgaggTTTACAAATGGACCATTATTAGACTCCTTCTGGGCGATGACGCACAGTAGGCAATGTTACTGGACAGACTAATGGACTAAtgcaagtctttttttttttggtctggaCAATCCAAAACGAGTCTAAAATTATCTGTATTTCTCCGGTCCACTCCCACACTTTCATCTCAGGCGTTTAgctaattctctctctcttttgctctctttctcacccACATACTGTGCATTTTAGTGCCTCCTAACCCTTactctctctgcccccccccgTTTCGTGAAAAACTGACTAAGGTACTAATAGATGTAATAGATGAGCTAAAGAGCCTCTTAATGGCTCTGACAGTGATTTATGAGAGAAGATAGCTGTGAAGGGAGGCCACAGAGGAACTGACAGCAGTTAGCCACCAAGTTTGATGTACTAATTTAATTACACAAATCGATATAATGCATGGAaaggaaatgacagaatatgatacACAGTGCCATGAGGTACTCTGTCTCTCCCAAGGATGCCTCGAGTCACTCTGTAGCTTGTCTGTGGACAGAAAGAACTCATAGTTTCTCGAAGTTTTTTGACTACTAGAACAGCATTTGGAGGCCACCGAGAATGGATTCAAAATATGGTTTCAAGAGTTGAACAGACAGCTGCGGACTCTCAGAAACCACTGCTGGTCTGCAGCCGCCGCTGCTTCAGCTCTAACtatctcttttcctcctctggggTTTAATTTCCAGGATGGCCGGACATTGAGCCATTACCAAGAGACGGAGTGACACTCACAAGAGACCAGAGAGTAGTTTGCTGCTGTACAGTgtgagacaggaggaggaggaggacatcaACACAATCTGTCTGATAAAAGCTGGTGGAAGAATATTTACTCCAATCGGCTTAAAAGCAGCTGATGCCACACTGGCAGTATGTAGTCCAGTCtcaatagacagacagagagcatgGACAAAAACGGATGAATTAAAACTGGCAGTCATAAAAGTCATCGTCCTTGTGAGGTACAGAAATCAGACTTGTTGCCACTGAACATCTGGTGCAGCTGGAGAAGTCTGATGTGGCAGTTTGATCTGTTTTCCCTTCAGCAACTGCTGCTGAAGTGCTGAGAAGCAAAGCGTTTCTTGCAGTTTCACTATCTGTGCTTCCTCCCCgtgttcctcctcttcagagccAGTATCCAGGCAGGGAGAGCAGGCCGGCGTGCTGGTGctacctcctccatcactgcctgCTCCACCTCACCCTCCTGCTCTACCACAGagtcctcctctgctcctgtaTCCTCCTCTGAGTCTGTAGCATCCAGATCCAGCTCTGGAGGCACTATGGTGACCACCTCCTCTGAGAAGTGAACCCGCCGGTTGTCCTCGACTCGCCTCTGATCCGGAGTACGATGAAAGGAATAAAGAAGGATAGATGAACCGAAAAGAGCAAAGAAGGAAAATGTCAGATTTACTTTCAGCATTCTGAAGTGTTCTATTGAACATTCATCACATCACAACAGTAAATTCGACATATAAGAAGAAAGAATAATGAATTAATATTAACACAGGATTAAATTAAGCATTTCTTTAGAGAACATCCCCAATTTCTCAGTCCTGCTTCCAATTAGTATGCAGAAAGGACACATTCATACTATGTAGAtggattttttacattttataccaCAAGGAGGCagtgttataaaaaaaaatttaaacttaccctttttgtcattatttctaCTGAGGACTCTGAATCCTGGGATATGGAGTGTTTGAGGACACTCTTGGGTGCATGTGCAAAAGGAATAAAGGAAGACGGactgagaggtggaggaggagactTCAGGGTGTATAAAGGTATGACGCTATCGTGTGATtctcctgtctcctccatcACATGGCTGCTTGTTGGACTCAGTGAAGGTATGGACCCCTCTGTAAGACAACACACGAGAATTGAGTTTTTTTAAAGGCCGTAAAGTCAGCCCTGTTTGTCAGCTGCAACAAACATCTGACTGCCATCAACTCAAATACCCAAAATATGGGATTATGCAGTGTATTAAGTTGCTCTgacctctgtctgcctcttttgcGTCACTCATTGTCTCTGTTGGAAgcctcttgtctctcctctcagcGGGCTGATGCTGTCTCTTTCGGTTCAGGTGGGCTCTACTCTTCAGCAGTGAGTTGTTCAGAATATCTGCAGGCTGCAAATACAAACAGGGTGAAGTGCCTAcacgtgttttcatgtttgtgttgatggTTTAGAAAAGTCATTCATTGATGTCAATGTGGAGAGGATGAACATCAGATAACTTAAAATCCAGAGGAGTGAGTGTGTAACCTTTGCAGAGGACAGAGGTCTCAGTTGCTGCTGTCCTGGTCCATCTGATTGGATGTGTCCATGCTCCATTGGTTCCGACCGGTCAGCCTCTCTGtgaacatgctgctgttgttctccTTCTGAAACGTCCATGCTGACAGGTCGGAAAGCATCAGGTGATATTTGTGCCATGCTTAAATCTGAAACTGGTGACGCCTCCGTGCCTCTGAAGCTCCACTGGTTGTTCACACCACCTTGGTGGTTCGAAATCACAGGTGACTGACTGCTATCGTGAGGCTTCGGTGGGATTTTGAGTTCTTCTGatggcctctgattggctgaggtgGCTGATTGGTTGGGGTTTAGGAACATGGCCCACTCTTGACCCGTGACGATCTCCTCCAGTAAGCTAAATGAGCCCAGGCTAAAGTCAAAGTCACCAGTAGACCTGGCACAAGAGAAGAGATTCTGTCAGTTCAAAGCAGTACCGGCATGCCATCAGCTAAGCAGAGAGCTGTCTCAGAGGTCTTCACAGTCTGTGCAACACCCGGCACCCTCATTCAAATGAGGATAAATCTGGTGATTgtctatatttttcttactgtacacaactgaaacaacaaaacaaactattCATTTATCCCATTAACAAGTACTGTCTGTGTCACCAAACCCTGATCTTACTCCTCTGCACCATCGAGCTCCCCATTATCTAAACAACTGAATACTTCTGCCACCAGTGGTCTTGTTGACGATGTTCATTTTGCAATGTGAAAGTGACTGAATGATGGCTGATGACAGATGCTGTCAGTGACAGGGGTGTGTTTGGCACATCAGACCAGACAGGCACATCGGAGAGAACAAATATCCATGCAAACTAATTCCACAACTGCAGTTGGAAATGTCTCAGAAATACCTCACATAATGTACCCGTGTTGCTTCAGGGCTGAGCGacgaataaaaaaaacagaaaatgactgagAGCTTCTAGCCTGTGTCATGCTCACTTCAGTGCTGGTGTgagtgtatttttgtatttttaggaTAATTTCTTGGTTTAATACCTCATATATCCTTCATTAGTGCCGTCTTCTGTGCCTTTCAGAGGGGTTTGACTGGGATCAGTGCTGTCCAGTGAATAGAtgctccttctttcctccttaTCCGATGTGTTGATGAGAGTTTCTGCTGTAAAAAGCTGGTTTTGAGGTGAAATCTGTGAAGAAAACAAGTTGCAGTTTCATctgaagatgtttgttttttaatgttgacAACAGAAAATAAGTCTTGTCACATTGAACTACTTACTTCAATCCCTTGCTCActcttctgttcttcttcttttccctttttgccAAAACTCCCCGGCctgtccctccatctctccttgaTCTTCTGAGTCcatcttcttgttttattctcAGACGATCGCTGTTTTCTTCtcgagctgctgtttgttgactTTTGGTCAGTCAGGGCAATCTGCATGTCTTTGCTTTGTGCCAAAGCTCCAAATCCTCCATTTCCCACATGGACGGCTTTATCCTCTTGACTTCCCGTGTTAAGATTTGCATCTGAGGGCTTCGAGGACCACATATAGACTTTGGGTGTAAAACCCCGGTCATAGTCCTGATTCTGTCCCATGCTTGTTGCAGCATTTTTATCATTAAGGGTGTGCCTTGTCGCTGCAGAACTGTGAAAACCCACGCTCTCCCTATCAGTCCTCTCAAAGGAAGTGATATCAGCATCCGTAAGTGAttgagcaggaaacagctgccCTGTTCCTGTTGGGGTGATCCCAGGCTTTGTGGCCTGTCCCAGCACCCTCTTCTCACCCGTGCCACCATCAGTATTGTCTCTGTGGTTGGGGAAGGAAATGAGACCCCTGTCCACGTCAGAGCCGAAACCTGGTTGTTTTATTACCCCACCTTTGAGGCCACGGTTACTGTCCGCTGCAGAGATCCCAAACTCTTTCAAGGGTATACCATTAGTATAAACCTCAAAGCCATTTACAGGACTGTTGTTCACTTTCTGGAGGTTGGgggctcctctctgtccacctTGCCCCCATGTGGAAGCAGCTGTGGCAGGTACAGGTGCGTGCAGAGATGCCTGGCCCTCTCTTCCTGGCTGGAGCTTCAGTTTCTGCAGCATGGACTGCAGCAAGGCCTGAGTGTCTGTTGGATTCCCTGACTGAGACATCTAGGAGCAGAACTGCTGTGGATCAAATCcagaagacacagaaaagctTGACAACAATGAGTGCGTGTAAACACTCTGATGTAGTCCATTAAACCAGGATGGATACCGCACAGGCTTGCGTAATGAGTGGCTTTAAAAAGAAACTGGAGACCAAGACAGAAGatattcactgtgtgtgatTCACATCACCCCTTTGTCCGTTGTTTGCTGTTAGCATGTGCTGTTCCTCTTTTTTTGCATTCCAATCTTTTTCTGTTATCTTCTTAATAGTTTCTCGTGACAAGTCTGAAGACAGGACAATCTCTTAAGGTTTTTACATCCTCAGATAGGATACAAaatcttctttttctctgctcgTCATactgcctccactcctccaTAATCCTCACAAGTTTCACCAGCACTCTGACTCTTGTCTCCTCGTGTCTTTTCAAGGTCTAGTTCTTTCACCAAATGTCCATGGTTTCAGGAAACAAAGGTTGTTTTAGTCACACCTCTTTAGAAACAGTCACCGGTGAAGGGAGGAGAGACGGTGCACGGCAGCGTTCCTCAGatctgacacactgaagcaGACCAGCGAGAAAGACCAGTGAGGTGAGATAATTGTgactctccctcactctctctgcccATCTTTCTGGTtgccctcccttccttcctatTTCTCTCCCAGGCTCCCTCgctcacacatgtgcacacacaccctctttcTCACCACCGTGACCCTTGAATGGTAATTACAGGGCATTTTTAGTGTGCAGCTGCTATTTATATGCCTtcagaatgaaagaaatatgaaaatgtcagcaatgGCCTTTGGAATAACCCATTTTATAGGAACTCTGTGaactcttttgtcttttttgtgaaCTAAAAATATCTAAACCAGATATATATTATATTGCCCTCCCACCTTTTTTATTTCCCACAAGCTTTTTGacaaaaatctttatttttagtTAAGTGATGACagaactactactactactactactaccactactactaacaacaacaacaacaacaacaacaataataatatgcATTCAAAGCTGCTTATAttcattattatgttattatgttCACATTATTATGGTCATATTTTTAGTGTTtcaaatcttaatctgcaaagtaacttgTATTTACAGCTGTCAGATCAATGTTAGAGAGTAGAGTACAATATGTGCCTGTAAAgtggcataaaatggaaatatatatcagtatatacagtacatatacacaAATCAAGTACAATTATCTCAGAATTACACGACAGTACTTGAGCACTTAGTTGCTTTGCAACGTTGACATGAATTACTGATGTTGTCTCTTTCTGCAATTATAATTATTTTGCAATATAACCATTACACTGGCctaataaacataaacaaaacattaattCACGTAGTAGTAATCTCATATTATCGTTTACAATGACTCAATTTCCTTATCCTCCATGATCATCTCgtcaaacatttttcaaatattCCTCCTTCATGTATTTATAACGAAGCCTATTGTAAATACCGAACAGCATTTTACTGAAAAACACGCTGCCGTTAAACTGTCAATTTAGAAGCcgcgtgtgtgcgcatgcgttTTGTCTTGTTTAGTCCCA contains:
- the p2rx3a gene encoding P2X purinoceptor 3a; this translates as MGSLVWGCVTDFFTYETTKSVVVKSWSVGIINRVVQLLIIAYFVGWVFIHEKAYQVTDTGIESSVMTKVKGFGYHNGHVMDVADYVFPQQGAGVFCIMTKVIITENQFQGKCPESVKMFSCTTDKECHKHFGAILSNGVITGTCLKPSNDSKGQCEIEGWCPAENDSVKISPMLDVNNFTIFIKNSIRFPLFNVTRGNFPSTMTSDDIKRCTYHPEKSPFCPIFRVGDVLNYTGQNVAGLADKGGEIGINIQWKCNLDMNIENCVPKYSFTRLDAPFAKNAVSKGYNFRFAKYYKTENGTDFRTLHKAYAIRFDVMVTGNAGKFDTIPTLINLVAAFTSVGLGTVLCDVILLNFLKGADQYKAKKFEEVSEAQIAASLAQSPDSQLSLKPGIKSSYDSGSISLDTCDQPI
- the LOC143325774 gene encoding uncharacterized protein LOC143325774, producing the protein MSQSGNPTDTQALLQSMLQKLKLQPGREGQASLHAPVPATAASTWGQGGQRGAPNLQKVNNSPVNGFEVYTNGIPLKEFGISAADSNRGLKGGVIKQPGFGSDVDRGLISFPNHRDNTDGGTGEKRVLGQATKPGITPTGTGQLFPAQSLTDADITSFERTDRESVGFHSSAATRHTLNDKNAATSMGQNQDYDRGFTPKVYMWSSKPSDANLNTGSQEDKAVHVGNGGFGALAQSKDMQIALTDQKSTNSSSRRKQRSSENKTRRWTQKIKERWRDRPGSFGKKGKEEEQKSEQGIEISPQNQLFTAETLINTSDKEERRSIYSLDSTDPSQTPLKGTEDGTNEGYMRSTGDFDFSLGSFSLLEEIVTGQEWAMFLNPNQSATSANQRPSEELKIPPKPHDSSQSPVISNHQGGVNNQWSFRGTEASPVSDLSMAQISPDAFRPVSMDVSEGEQQQHVHREADRSEPMEHGHIQSDGPGQQQLRPLSSAKPADILNNSLLKSRAHLNRKRQHQPAERRDKRLPTETMSDAKEADREGSIPSLSPTSSHVMEETGESHDSVIPLYTLKSPPPPLSPSSFIPFAHAPKSVLKHSISQDSESSVEIMTKRRRVEDNRRVHFSEEVVTIVPPELDLDATDSEEDTGAEEDSVVEQEGEVEQAVMEEVAPARRPALPAWILALKRRNTGRKHR